The Chryseobacterium sp. G0186 genome includes the window GCAGATTTTGTATGCCTGAATTTTGCCAATACAGACATGGTAGGGCATACAGGCGTTTTTGAAGCCGCTGTAAAAGCTGCAGAAACTGTAGATCAGTGCATTGAAAAAGTAGCTACTGCTGCTTACGAAAATGGATATGCCGTTTTCATTTTGGCTGACCACGGGAACTCTGATGTAATGATGAATCCGGATGGTACACCAAATACTCAACATTCCACCAATCTGGTTCCTTTCATTGTAATGGATAAAGAGCATACATGGAACTTAAAACCCGGAAAACTGGGTGATGTAGCACCTACCATCCTAAAAGTAATGGGCGTAGAAATACCAGATGCCATGACTGGGAATGTCTTGGTTAGCTAAAATTCAATAATAATGTTAAAAAAATGCCGTTATCATGATATATCGGCATTTTTTCATGATTTATGTCAGATAAGGTATGAGTTGCATACTTTATTATGCGTTAAATAATAAATAAATCATATCTTTGTTAATTAAAAACTGAATAGTAAAATGTATCAAAAGCTTGTTAGGAAAGAAGTAATGGGAATATTGGAAAAGGAAGTAGGTTCTTTTCTTGATAAATTTTTAACGCCAATTGAAAAGATATGGCAGCCTTCTGATTACTTGCCAGATCCTTCAAGCGACGATTTTAAACATGACCTAGAAGAAATTCAGACCTATGCACGTGAAATGCCTTACGACCTTTTTGTAACGCTGATAGGAGACTGTATCACAGAAGAAGCACTGCCTTCCTATGAATCATGGTTGATGGGAGTAGACGGAATTGATCAGGAGAAAAATGAAGTCGGCTGGGCCAACTGGATCAGAGCATGGACGGGTGAAGAGAACAGACATGGAGATCTTTTGAGCAAATATCTTTATTTGTGTGGAAGAGTAAACATGAGAGAACTGGAAGTTACCACTCAATATCTGATTAATGATGGTTTCGATTTAGGGACAAGCATGGATCCTTACAGAAACTTCGTTTATACAAGTTTTCAGGAAACAGCAACCAATATCTCTCACAGAAGAGTAGGAACATTGGCAAAGCAGTCAGGAAACGGAAAACTGGCGAAAATGTGTGGAGTGATTGCCGCAGATGAAGCAAGACACGCAAAAGCGTACAAACATTTCGTTGCTAAAATTTTAGAAATAGATCCTTCAGAAATGATTCTTGCATTCGAAGATATGATGCGTAAAAAGATCGTAATGCCGGCTCACATGATGAGACAGTCTGGTCAGAAAGCAGGTGAGCTTTGGGGACATTTCTCAGATGCAGCACAAAGATGTATGGTATACACTGGTCAGGATTATATCAATATTTTATCTGACCTGTTGGATGAATGGAAGATTGAACATGTAAAAGGATTGACTGAAAAAGCTGAAAAAGCTCAGGAATATTTAATGAAACTTCCGGGAAGACTACAGAAAATCACAGACAGAATTTCTACTCCGGATCTTCAGTTCGAATTTAAATGGGTGAAAAGCTAATTTAAGATTATCATTAAATTATAAAAACTTAAGAGTGCCATCGTTTTCGGCACTCTTTTTTATTTCTTATCTTTGCAAAGCTAAAAAAAGAACAAAATGTTAAATAATAAAAAGATTGCTGTTGACTTTGACGGAACTGTTGTGGATGATGCCTATCCAGCAATTGGAAAACCAAAGATTTTTGCTTTTGAAACTCTAAAAAGACTTCAGGCAGAAGGCTACAGACTTATCCTTTGGACATACAGACACGGAAAAACATTAGACGAAGCAGTAGAGTTCTGTAAAAAGAATGGAGTAGAATTTTATGCCGTAAACTCAAGTTTTGAGGGAGAGGTTTTTGATGCTGAAAAACAATCAAGAAAATTAGATGCAGACTGGTTCATTGATGACAGAAACATAGGTGGATTTCCAGGATGGGGTGAAATCTACAATATTATTCAGGAAAGAATAGAATTCCGCGTAGAAGGAAAAGAAGTTCTTGCCTATTCAAAACTAAAAAAAGAAAAGAAAAAAGGACTTTTCTGGTAGGATAGAAATTAGAAACAAGACTTTAGAATTTAGTTTTATTGTCGCTTTAAGAAGTTTCTACTTTATACCAGTAAAAATTCATAAATCATTAGAAG containing:
- a CDS encoding acyl-ACP desaturase, whose product is MYQKLVRKEVMGILEKEVGSFLDKFLTPIEKIWQPSDYLPDPSSDDFKHDLEEIQTYAREMPYDLFVTLIGDCITEEALPSYESWLMGVDGIDQEKNEVGWANWIRAWTGEENRHGDLLSKYLYLCGRVNMRELEVTTQYLINDGFDLGTSMDPYRNFVYTSFQETATNISHRRVGTLAKQSGNGKLAKMCGVIAADEARHAKAYKHFVAKILEIDPSEMILAFEDMMRKKIVMPAHMMRQSGQKAGELWGHFSDAAQRCMVYTGQDYINILSDLLDEWKIEHVKGLTEKAEKAQEYLMKLPGRLQKITDRISTPDLQFEFKWVKS
- a CDS encoding BT0820 family HAD-type phosphatase, with amino-acid sequence MLNNKKIAVDFDGTVVDDAYPAIGKPKIFAFETLKRLQAEGYRLILWTYRHGKTLDEAVEFCKKNGVEFYAVNSSFEGEVFDAEKQSRKLDADWFIDDRNIGGFPGWGEIYNIIQERIEFRVEGKEVLAYSKLKKEKKKGLFW